The Coraliomargarita parva region GTGGTGATCCATCATTAGGCGCTCATGCTCCGTAGCACGGATGCGGGGCCACTCGGTCTGCCATTTGTGTTCGTAGGTGTGGGAGGCTTTCGGTAGGCGATAGGTGGTCCACTTGTCGTCCGCCTTCGTATAGACCTTGAGAATGGCGGATGCTCGGTCCCAACCATTGGCAAAAATTGTGTGACCGAAATGGCCGAGTCCGTTGACTGAAATGAAGGGCTTACGCTCGATGACGGTCCATTTCTCGCCGTCGTATTCCGCGAGCGTCCCTTCCGTGCGCTTACCTAGATAATCCTCTTCGTTGTAGTCGTTGTTGGTGACGACGAGACGCCCTTGCCCCGTGTAGCAGTCCTTGAAGTGACAGGAAAATTCACCGGGTGTGTTGAGCTCTTTAGTGAGATCGAAGAGGTGAGTGGCTTCCAGCGTATAAACGTTCAGTTCATAGAGCTCGCCTTCCATGCCCAGCATATAAACCAGTTCTTTTGGATTGGTTAAGTGAGTGGCGGTGCCACAGAGACGAATCCCGACCAGCTCTTCGACCGTGCTGACATTGTGCTCGGTGTCGACCACATGTGGACCGATAATCATCCTGTTGGAGGGGCCGTGGACAAAGCGGTTGGCATAGGTGCCGACGACTGCTTTCTCGTGCATCGCCATCTGATAATTTTCATCGACCACGCGCAGTCCTGTTCCGATACCGCGCCGGTGGGAGACGTAATTCAGGATGTAAAGTTTACCTTGCCACGGCATCAGACAGCCGATGCCAATTTCGCTGCGAGGCGGGCCAAAGCCAGCGACTTGTGCATAGTCGGGGATGATGCCGGAAACATTTACGGGGAGTTCGTTTTTCATATTCGCTTAAATCATGGTCGCATGAATTGCGTTGCCAATAGAAGTGAAATGTTTTCAGTAACATTCGTGCCAAAAAAAACTTCAAACAGTGACAAGCGTCCTACGATTTATGATGTGGCGACGTTGGCGGGTGTGAGTCACATGACCGTTTCGCGGGTGCTGAATGGGAAACAAGTCGTTCGTCCCGCGACTGTGGCAAAAGTTGAAGCGGCTGTTAATGCCTTGGGCTATCGTCCGGATCCCGTGCTTTCCGCTTTGGCGGCCTATCGGTCGACCAGTCATCCCGCGAGTAGTTTGTCGAATCTTGCTTTCCTCGACCGTGACCAGACCGAATACAGCGCAGTGGTTTACGAAGGAGTGAAAGCGGAAGCCATTTTAAACGGCTACAGTGTCGAACGGCATGTTCTGATGCATGATCTCAAGCAACAATTACAACTTGCCCGGATGCTGTATAACCGGGGTGTGCGGGGACTTTTGTTTGGTCCTTCGTTTGAAGAATGGAAATTCTCCGACTGGGATTGGTCTCGATTTGCCATGGTGTCCTTGGGTGCGGTGATGCACGAACCGCACATGGACTCGGTTTGTATGAATTATTTTGAGGGTGCGTTTCAGGCCTGCCAGATCTTACGCGAGCGTGGATGCTATCGAATCGGTTTTGCGGTTAATCCCTTTATTGAAAAGCGCACGGGCCATCGCTGGTTAGGGGGCTATGCCGCAGCGGTCGGCTTGCGAAACCAAGTGGTGTTGGATGGGGCATGGCCAACGAATGAGTCCGACTTTTCGGCTTGGTGCGATGCGAACCAATTGGATGGCGTCCTGGTGGCTAACGAATCGCTACTTTCATACTGGCACGGGAACCCACGTCATTTCGTTATGCTTAACCACGTCAATCAGTTCAATGACTCAACGATTATGCGTATCCATCTGGACCCGAAGCAGATTGGAGCGGAAGGCGTGCGCCTACTGCACCAATCCATCTTGCGGAACGAATTGGGCTTATCCAAAAAGCCAAAGAAGATCGCCCTCGAGGGAACCTGGTTGTAATCGCTTACTCTTGGCGAATCACAGTCAGTGGCAGGAAGGCTTGTCCTTTGCGACCGATGCGTTTGGGAGCTTCCTCTTTGTCGTAGGACCAGCTTTCATTGCCTTCCTTCACTGTGAGCAGGGTCTTGTAGCCAAAGTGGTCGCGGCTGGGGCCGTTGGTGCCCGCGAAGATGCTGGCTTCGGAATCTTCCACCAGAAAGACAGGATTTGGTGAGTAACCATCGATCAGGAATTTTTCCTGGCAATACTGATTCGCTTGACCGCCTAGGACCTCCAGACGTGTGCCGTCTTTTGCGGCAAAGCAGATCTGATTCTTTTCCGTCTTAAATCCGAAGACCCAAACGTCGGAAGACTGAAAGGGGAAGTTCGTGTCCGTGCCCGATTCGGTATCGATCCATCGGGCCCAGATTTTCTGATTGTTGAATCCACCGTCCACTTTACCCAGATTGGTCGCATTGGTAAGGAAGAGTTTGACGCCGGATTCAGAGTTTTGATTGACGTAGGCTTTGCTGCCACGCGTCCCGAAATTCCGGAGACAAAGGGTTCTCGGAGCCTGGTGGGAGACGCTGTTATGATTGATCTGGATATTCTCGATTGTCAGTGGATCCGGTGCATCATTTTTGATGATGAAGATCGGTTTTTTGCTCGTTTTCTCACCAATCAGAATCGTATGGAGCCCGTTGATCACTTTCACGGTCGGGGGCACTGTGACGGGGCCGCTGATGTAGTATTTCTGTTGCCGTCCGAAGAGGACAAAGGCCTTGCCGCTGTTCAGTGCGGCTTGCAGAGCCTCGCGGTAATCCGGCACTTCCTTCGACTTTTCGGATTCAGAGAGGTAGTCATCTACATCGGCCCAACCGTCAGGCGTATCAGGGAAGCGCACGGGCGGTTCGTCTTCGATCGGTAGATTCAGTGAACGCAGGTTGCCGCTTGTCAGAGTTCCCGGGATCGCCAGTGGCGCGGGGTAAGTGAACTCGTCGATGTTGGTTCCTGTAGGAGCGTCAAAGAGAGTCGATTGCATCGCATTTACATAATGACTGCTCGTAATGTTTCTTGTGAAAATAGTGCCTTTCTTTAGCTCGATGGCTGCAGAAGCTACGCTCTTTTCTAAGCCACCCAGCGCGCTGTCGATAATCGCGACTTGGCTGCCCGGGCCGCGTTGAATCAGTGCGGGACCTTCGCAGTCGATTACATCAATGGCGCGGAGTGATGCGGTGGCGTCCTCTAGTGTGATGGCGGCTTCTTTTTGACCTTTGAGTGTCACATACTCGAAGGCGTTGTGGGTCATATGATAGGGGATCATCCAGATGCCGTAGTTGAATCCTACGACGGTGAAATCGGCATGATAGCCCATGGAGGGACTAGTGAGAATCCGAATGCCTGCAACTCCCTGGCCGTCGCCGGATTTAATTAGCAAATTACGAAGCGAGCTCTTGTTGGCTCCGGCATAATTAATCGCGATCGCGCCGGGGTTACCGGAGCCGCTGTCAATTGTGAGGTTTTCGATGCAATTAAAGGTCTGTATATTGTTATCCTCTCTTCGGGCGAGGGAGATGATAGGCTTGGCTTCACCTGCCTCAAATCCTGTGGCGTGGTCTTTCAAGCGGATGACCGTGCCTTCACGGCTTTCCCCCTGATAGCGGATATGGTTCAGTCCTTCGCTGACGGCGTATTTCTTTCGGTAGGCGAGTGCCTCTCCCGAGTAGACGATGGTATCGGAGACAAGGTATTCGCCATCCGGGAGATAGATGGTATACATGTCGGCGATGGGCCAATAGACGCCGTCTTCGATTCGCTGACGAACAGTGTCGGCAATGAAGTCGTAGGCCTTGACCAGCGCTGCCGTGTCATCGGTCTTGCCGTCACCTTTCGCATTGAAGGGCGGTTGGGTGACGTCGATCACACGCCCACCGTTATGATAGAAAGCGCTCTCCGGGTAAATCGCATGGGTGGCGGGGTGACGATCGCCGATACGGGGACTTTCCGGGCTGGTGTCAGCGACCGCATTGGCCGGTTCGTTTGCGCATCCGATCATCTGAATGATACAGAATGCGAGTGCCAGATTTTGAATGATTTGCTGGGAGAATCGGATACGAGTGGTTGGGGGCATCTTTGGTATTTTTATTGTTCGCTCAGGGCAGTCCTGAGGCCGCTTAACTTAAGGGAGATTCAACTTCTTCGATGCAGTCGGGGCGATCGAGTGCCTCGAAATCGGCACCGTCGAGCTGCTCGTCCGGACCGATCGCGACCCCCATCGGATTCATCTTCAGGCCGGCAAAGCGGCGCACACCGTCCAGCTCAAGACTCCACATCTGTTGGTTTGTTTTCCACGTCATTGAGCCGGAACTGCGATGAACACAGGGGATCGGCTGCTCCGGCGGGCTCTTCATCTTCGCACCCATCCGGTTGATGGTGTAGGTCCATACCCCGAGGTAGTTGCCTGTGAGCATGAAGAGCGGATCTTCGTTGTTGAGCGCTGACGGGATCGATCCGTCGGCATAAATATAGGCGGGAATGGTTTGCTCAAGCCGATGGAGCAGTGTCTGTTTCTTCGCATCCGGATAGAGGTCGAGATGCTTTTGAAGAAGTTGTGAGAGCGGTAGCATCTCACTGACGAGGTAGGGTTGGCGTATCCAATTGAGTATCTTCGTTTTTTCGTTCGGGTCGGTTTCCGCACCCCATGCGAAATAGAGGCGACTATCAGGTCCTTCGTAGATCGAATCAAAGAGCGCTTCTTTTGAGCGGCGCACGATTCCTGGAATGCGTGCATCGCCGGTGCTTTCATGGATCTCATCCAGCATGTTCAGGACGATGATATGATAGCCGACGGTCTCCGTGAAATTCGGTTTATCGCCACGTTCAAACAAGCCGATCGCCTCGTGAAAATAGGCGGGGGAGAGCAATAGGTCCAAGGTGGGCTTGCCGTATTTCCGGTAATACAAATCGTCACCGAAAACTTCCGCGTAGCGGGCCATGGCAGCGACGACGACGAGGTCTTGGTTCGCAACCCCACAGAAGCCGCCCGAAGACAATCGACCGGACCAATCGGTGCCCTTGAGCCACCATTCTTTGACGAACCAATCCAAGTGCTTTTTGACCGTTATGCGGATCCGCTCGACGGTTTTGGGATTCGCCGCCGACCAACGGGCATATTCAAGTAGGCCAACCAAGGGAAATGCCTGCGCAATGGGGCAGGTTTTCTCCGGCACGTAGGTGGGTTCATGTGGACCCGATGCGTGGAAGAACCCTCCGCTGGCTGCTTGTAGACTGATAATATTTGCAACGAGATCTTCTGCCTGCCAGAGCCAGCGATCATCCTTCGTGTGATCGTAGAGCTGGGTGAACCCGTTCATTAAGACATAGGCCTTCGAAACAGTCTGGCCATGGTAACGGCGTTGTAGCACGGATGAGTTGCCCCAGCATGCATGGAAGTGCAAGGCCCCGAAGTTTCCGGCACCCTGTTGCCAACTCATCAAGTGATTCGTCGTCAGGTTCAGAAGGTCCTGATTGACTACCTGATCAAGGAGGGCGGATGCCCGTGGGTATTTAATTGGATCCATGGCTTCGGTGCGAATTCCTAACTGTTATTCCGATACGGTCTTAGCTTTCTCAAAATATTTATGGAAGAAAAGCATCTGATACTCGATTTCTGTCTTCCAGTAGCTCCAGGTGTGCCCGCCGGTGCGTTCGATATACATGTGGTTGATCTTTGCCTTTTTCAGGGCCTCATGGACGGCACGGCTGGTTCTGAGAAAATGGTCTCCGGTGCCACAATCGATAATGATCGCGAGCTCGCCGTCTTTCAATCCGTCGAGGTTCTCAATCACGGAGGCCTCTTTCCAACGTTCGGGATAGGTCGCTTGATCGCCGATCCGTTTGCTAATGCTCGCGCCGAGGCTTGAATCGATGTAGGGCATCAAGTCCAGAACCCCGCTCATGCTGCCAACGGCACCGAATACATCGGGATGCTTGAGTGCGGCAAGCATGGCCCCATGGCCGCCCATGCTGTTGCCTGCGATGGCACGGTATTCGCGACTGGCTTTGGTGCGGAGTGTGGCGTCCACATAGTCCACGACTTCCTTCACGATATGGGTCATGTATTGACTGTCGGCACGATCCGGAGAGTCCAGATACCAACTGTCCTTGTCGCCGTCCGGGCAAATGATGATGGTCTGGTATTGGTCAGCCAGATCGGTGAGAGGTGCGGCGTTTTGCCAGTGGGAGTAGGTGCCACCTTTACCATGGAGCAGATAGACCACCGGGTAAGTGTCGGTGGACTCCTTGTAAGAATCCGGAACAATGGCAAAGGCGGGGATCTGCTTGCCCATGGATTCGCTGGGAATCTCCAGCTTCCGCTTTACACCTGCCATGCAGGGTTGGGTGGCACCGAGAGCGACGAGTCCGAGCAGGAGGGCACATGTGGTTGCTTTAGGGCGGAATGAATGTGGGAGTTTCATAAGTAAGAGTCAGATATGATTTCAGAATTCGATTTGTTACGGCAGTTTGGCTCCATTTTCTAGGAGCAGCTTCCTGACGGCGGCATAGGGCACTTGGTTGGCGGGTGTGGCCGTTTGCGCAGAGACGGCGGCAATGGTGCCGGCGGCTTGTCCGATGGCCATGGCGATCGGGGTCACGCGAATGGCGGCCAAGGCGTCGTGATTCGCGCTGATGCAGCGGCCTGCGATGACGAGATTGCTCGGCTGTGCGGCGAGCAGACAACGCATGGGGATCTGATACTGGATGTGGTCGTCCAGATGTTGGGAGTTGGTTTCCACCTTGTCCGGAGAGTGGATATCGATCGGATAGCCGCCCAGCGCGATCGGGTCCTCGAAGTTTTTACCCGAGAGAAGGTCTTCACCAGTCAGGCAGTAGAGCCCTTCGGCGCGGCGGCTTTCGCGGACGCCGATCTGTGACGCGCCGCTCATCATGATGGCATGCTCAAAACCGGCGCAATGACGCTTGAGGAAATTGAATATCTGGAGGTTTTGCCGGCGGCCGATCGTCTCGGCCTTGCTCAGATCGAAGGGATTGGTCGCATCCAAACCTTGGATACGCGAGGTGTTGACGATGACGACGCCGGCGGTGGCGGTTTCAAAGAAGAGAACAAACTCGCGCGGCACATCGACCTCGCCCCGTTCCTTGGCGGCCGCCCAGGTATGTCGGTAGGCTTTCAGGCTGACGCGTGGGGTTGCCCGCAGGCGTTTGAGACCTTCTTCGACGCCGAGATCGAATTCAAAGTTATCCGGATTATCTTCCACATCACGGCGGACGGCAGCCATGTCGACGTTTCCGATCTTCAGGTTCATCGTCATCGGCTGCATGGCTTCGTCGCCGGCGCGGCCTTTGGCAAATTTGACCCCGAGCGTGGCAAGCAGGTCGCCGTCTCCGGTCGCATCGACAAAGACCTTTGCCCCGTAAGTCTGCAGGCCGGCCTTGTTGCAGACGGTGATGGATTCGATCTGCCCATTCTCGTCTTTGTGGGCGCTTGCAAAATGGGTGTGGTAGAGGATCTCGGCACCGGCTTCACGGAGCATCAGCTCCAACTCGATTTTCAAAGCCTCACTTTCAAAGGGAGTGACCGTGCTGCAATAGGTGACACTGTCCGGGATGTGGCCGGGGCTGGCGTCCTTGGCCATCATGCGTTGAATGAGCTCCTCCGGTTGGCCCAGCACGACCTGCTCACCGGCAGGGTTGTGGAAGCTCATCATCGGGCCGACGCCCATGGCGGTGAGCGAGCCGCCGAGAAAGCCGTGTTTTTCGATCAAGAGGACCTTTTGACCCGCGCGGGCGGCGGCAATCGCGGCGTTGGAGCCCGAGGGCCCACCGCCGACGACGATGACGTCATAGCTGGCGGTGATCGGTAGATTGATGGATTCCATGGTTTTGAAAGTGGATAAATTTTGACGGGAATTAACCGATGCTGAGCACGCGCACGTCGCCGGCGGGGATCTCACAGGTGATCGTATTTGTGGATGTCGATTCCATACTTTCACCGGAAAGGAGTTCGGTGACCGGGGAGTCCTCGGATTGTATTACAGACACCGTTGCCGGTTCTTGCGAGTCGTTCATCAGGAAGAGCAGACGCTGTTGCCCGGACAGTCCAGTCCGCCAGCGAACTTGATTGGGGGCTTCGACTTGTAAGGCCTCTGTCGTTTGCGCGCGGCTTCCAGAGAGGTTGAGCAGCTGTGTGACCCAATCGCGGAAGCCGCTCTTTTGTTCCGCGTAGGGTGCATTGAGGTCGGCAACACCCAAGCCGGCGTAAAAGCCCAGTGCATAAACATGCCCTTTACCTATGCTGCGGTGCATGGCGATGGCTTCATTCTCATAGCTGGCAAGCAATTGTGCGCCTCCGGTTAAATCCTCCAGCGGAGTGGTGAACCAATCCGCTTCGACTGCAAACTGCTGCCCTTGATCTGCCAGTTGAATCTGTCGGCGGCGTCCCTGACGTCGCCCGATGTAGGCAAAGCCCAGTGCATGCATCAATGGGCGGTCTTCCGGTTCCGGGCGGTAGAAGCCCTCGGCGTTCCAGGCATCGGTTTCGGCTTCGCAGATCAAAGTGCCACCGGCTTCGACCCATGCGATCAACTGAGGCACTGCCTCGGGATCGACAATGTTGGCGCAGGGGAGGACGAGCAGCTTAAGTTGCGGGAGCACCTTTTCCAAATAGGCGGGCGTGACCACTGTGGGAGGCTGATGCAGTTGTTCCAACACGCACATCCATGCATAGACGGATTGCTTGGACTTGTCGGCCTGTGCGGTTTCGGCCGCTTCGAGTTGGTAATTCTCCGGGGCAAACCAAACGCCTACGCTCGACGGGTCCGGCTGATAGGCATCCAGAAGGGCTTCGTGTTGTTTCCAGACTTTGGTGATCCGGCGCAGCGCGGCCAT contains the following coding sequences:
- a CDS encoding LacI family DNA-binding transcriptional regulator codes for the protein MNCVANRSEMFSVTFVPKKTSNSDKRPTIYDVATLAGVSHMTVSRVLNGKQVVRPATVAKVEAAVNALGYRPDPVLSALAAYRSTSHPASSLSNLAFLDRDQTEYSAVVYEGVKAEAILNGYSVERHVLMHDLKQQLQLARMLYNRGVRGLLFGPSFEEWKFSDWDWSRFAMVSLGAVMHEPHMDSVCMNYFEGAFQACQILRERGCYRIGFAVNPFIEKRTGHRWLGGYAAAVGLRNQVVLDGAWPTNESDFSAWCDANQLDGVLVANESLLSYWHGNPRHFVMLNHVNQFNDSTIMRIHLDPKQIGAEGVRLLHQSILRNELGLSKKPKKIALEGTWL
- a CDS encoding glycosyl hydrolase family 28-related protein, whose protein sequence is MPPTTRIRFSQQIIQNLALAFCIIQMIGCANEPANAVADTSPESPRIGDRHPATHAIYPESAFYHNGGRVIDVTQPPFNAKGDGKTDDTAALVKAYDFIADTVRQRIEDGVYWPIADMYTIYLPDGEYLVSDTIVYSGEALAYRKKYAVSEGLNHIRYQGESREGTVIRLKDHATGFEAGEAKPIISLARREDNNIQTFNCIENLTIDSGSGNPGAIAINYAGANKSSLRNLLIKSGDGQGVAGIRILTSPSMGYHADFTVVGFNYGIWMIPYHMTHNAFEYVTLKGQKEAAITLEDATASLRAIDVIDCEGPALIQRGPGSQVAIIDSALGGLEKSVASAAIELKKGTIFTRNITSSHYVNAMQSTLFDAPTGTNIDEFTYPAPLAIPGTLTSGNLRSLNLPIEDEPPVRFPDTPDGWADVDDYLSESEKSKEVPDYREALQAALNSGKAFVLFGRQQKYYISGPVTVPPTVKVINGLHTILIGEKTSKKPIFIIKNDAPDPLTIENIQINHNSVSHQAPRTLCLRNFGTRGSKAYVNQNSESGVKLFLTNATNLGKVDGGFNNQKIWARWIDTESGTDTNFPFQSSDVWVFGFKTEKNQICFAAKDGTRLEVLGGQANQYCQEKFLIDGYSPNPVFLVEDSEASIFAGTNGPSRDHFGYKTLLTVKEGNESWSYDKEEAPKRIGRKGQAFLPLTVIRQE
- a CDS encoding alpha/beta hydrolase; translation: MKLPHSFRPKATTCALLLGLVALGATQPCMAGVKRKLEIPSESMGKQIPAFAIVPDSYKESTDTYPVVYLLHGKGGTYSHWQNAAPLTDLADQYQTIIICPDGDKDSWYLDSPDRADSQYMTHIVKEVVDYVDATLRTKASREYRAIAGNSMGGHGAMLAALKHPDVFGAVGSMSGVLDLMPYIDSSLGASISKRIGDQATYPERWKEASVIENLDGLKDGELAIIIDCGTGDHFLRTSRAVHEALKKAKINHMYIERTGGHTWSYWKTEIEYQMLFFHKYFEKAKTVSE
- a CDS encoding FAD-dependent oxidoreductase — encoded protein: MESINLPITASYDVIVVGGGPSGSNAAIAAARAGQKVLLIEKHGFLGGSLTAMGVGPMMSFHNPAGEQVVLGQPEELIQRMMAKDASPGHIPDSVTYCSTVTPFESEALKIELELMLREAGAEILYHTHFASAHKDENGQIESITVCNKAGLQTYGAKVFVDATGDGDLLATLGVKFAKGRAGDEAMQPMTMNLKIGNVDMAAVRRDVEDNPDNFEFDLGVEEGLKRLRATPRVSLKAYRHTWAAAKERGEVDVPREFVLFFETATAGVVIVNTSRIQGLDATNPFDLSKAETIGRRQNLQIFNFLKRHCAGFEHAIMMSGASQIGVRESRRAEGLYCLTGEDLLSGKNFEDPIALGGYPIDIHSPDKVETNSQHLDDHIQYQIPMRCLLAAQPSNLVIAGRCISANHDALAAIRVTPIAMAIGQAAGTIAAVSAQTATPANQVPYAAVRKLLLENGAKLP